In Thermosynechococcus sichuanensis E542, a single genomic region encodes these proteins:
- a CDS encoding S-methyl-5'-thioadenosine phosphorylase, translating into MTAKIGIIGGSGLYKMDALTDVEEVRLTTPFGDPSDAFICGKIEGIPVVFLARHGRDHHLLPTEIPFRANIYGFKSLGVEYLLSASAVGSLQAQVKPLDMVVPDQFIDRTRNRISTFFGDGIVAHIGFADPVCPALARVLADAIADLNLPDVTLHRQGTYVCMEGPAFSTLAESNLYRSWGGTVIGMTNLPEAKLAREAEIAYATLALVTDYDCWHPEHDSVTVEMIIDNLQRNAKNAQAIICETVKRLHANPPASKAHRALKNAILTPLDKVPAATKEKLHLLLAKYL; encoded by the coding sequence ATGACTGCAAAAATTGGCATTATTGGCGGGAGTGGTCTCTACAAGATGGATGCCCTCACCGATGTTGAAGAAGTCCGTTTGACCACGCCCTTTGGTGATCCTTCTGATGCTTTTATTTGCGGTAAGATTGAGGGGATTCCGGTCGTCTTTTTGGCACGCCATGGCCGTGATCACCACCTACTGCCAACGGAGATTCCCTTTCGTGCCAACATCTATGGCTTCAAATCCCTTGGGGTCGAGTATCTGCTTTCTGCCTCTGCGGTGGGTTCCCTGCAGGCACAGGTGAAACCCCTCGATATGGTGGTGCCCGATCAGTTTATTGACCGTACCCGTAACCGCATTTCGACATTTTTTGGTGATGGCATTGTGGCGCACATTGGCTTTGCCGATCCAGTGTGTCCTGCCCTTGCTCGGGTTCTGGCGGATGCCATTGCCGATCTCAACTTGCCCGATGTCACCCTCCACCGCCAAGGCACCTACGTGTGTATGGAAGGCCCTGCTTTCTCAACGCTGGCAGAGTCCAATCTATACCGCTCGTGGGGTGGCACCGTAATTGGCATGACGAATCTACCGGAGGCGAAACTGGCTCGGGAAGCGGAGATTGCCTATGCAACATTAGCCCTTGTTACGGACTACGACTGCTGGCACCCAGAGCACGATTCAGTCACAGTGGAGATGATTATTGACAATTTGCAGCGCAATGCTAAAAACGCCCAAGCGATTATCTGTGAAACCGTCAAACGTCTCCATGCCAATCCACCCGCCTCTAAAGCCCACCGTGCCTTAAAGAATGCCATCCTCACTCCCCTTGACAAGGTACCCGCAGCCACCAAGGAGAAACTTCATCTGCTCTTGGCCAAATATCTCTAA